In Cystobacter fuscus DSM 2262, one DNA window encodes the following:
- a CDS encoding imm11 family protein — protein MRYFQLMDDVNVPGGWILETPTDERTGQPLSGVFLKGHPLRVNGPVRVPFLQPGRALDFSLADTAPVVHKKVASVLAELAPVDVQLIPANVETQPEPYCLLNVLSIVNCIDDAACEEVNYWTPEDGVPEKTGRYFSVYGLRIAPTQVGDARIFRPWGWEIALIVSESIKEAMQGLGVTGARFEEV, from the coding sequence ATGCGCTACTTCCAGCTGATGGACGACGTGAATGTCCCTGGTGGATGGATACTGGAAACCCCGACCGATGAGCGAACGGGCCAGCCTCTGAGTGGCGTATTTCTCAAGGGTCATCCACTTCGCGTCAACGGGCCTGTTCGAGTTCCCTTCCTCCAGCCCGGAAGAGCGCTCGACTTCTCCCTGGCGGATACAGCGCCGGTCGTCCACAAGAAGGTGGCCTCGGTCCTGGCCGAGCTGGCGCCAGTCGATGTCCAGCTCATCCCGGCGAACGTTGAGACACAGCCCGAGCCATATTGCCTCTTGAATGTGCTGAGCATTGTGAATTGTATCGATGATGCCGCTTGCGAAGAGGTCAATTATTGGACGCCCGAAGACGGAGTTCCAGAGAAGACTGGGCGATACTTTTCCGTGTACGGCTTGAGAATTGCTCCCACACAGGTCGGAGACGCCCGGATCTTCCGTCCTTGGGGATGGGAGATTGCCCTCATCGTCTCGGAAAGCATCAAGGAGGCGATGCAAGGACTGGGCGTGACGGGTGCCCGGTTCGAGGAGGTTTGA
- a CDS encoding MBOAT family O-acyltransferase: MYFHSLQFLFFLTATFALYWAVHRHKWARLGVLMGASVLFYSMWTPWPILLFAGATAINHLCIKGIRRFDSQGARRALLTLSIVSTLGVLCAFKYADLFRESARALLEPLGVAVRAEPFGLLLPVGLSFFTFQALSYVIDHYRGEIPKERTYFEHLLYLLFFPHLVAGPIVRASHLIERFDDVPSLTAEQGGQGLYRIAVGLAKKLVIADVLGSGLVDPVFATPEAYTSAECFVAAVAYSFELYFDFSAYSDIAIGTAALFGFKFEENFNRPYLATNLFEFWSRWHISLSTWLRDYLYRPLGGNRVSKPRALFNLMVVMGLGGLWHGADWRFAIWGLAHGAMECGIRVWWWVTGKPPKEGKVAMVRAGFGMLATFLVVVLTRVVFRSPTLEHAGEMYLRLMEGSMGLANVSTLVWVILAVAAVSHVTPLRLFHQAGELFVRMPVPVRAVVLVAVGLGVRHLASVETRPYVYFQF, translated from the coding sequence GTGTACTTCCACAGCCTCCAGTTCCTCTTCTTCCTCACCGCCACCTTCGCCCTCTACTGGGCGGTGCACCGCCACAAGTGGGCGCGGCTCGGCGTGTTGATGGGGGCGAGCGTCCTCTTCTATTCCATGTGGACGCCGTGGCCGATCCTGCTGTTCGCGGGGGCCACGGCCATCAACCACCTGTGCATCAAGGGCATCCGGCGCTTCGATTCGCAGGGGGCGCGCCGCGCGCTGCTCACGCTCTCCATCGTCAGCACGCTCGGGGTGCTGTGCGCCTTCAAGTACGCGGACCTGTTCCGCGAGAGCGCGCGGGCGCTGCTCGAGCCCCTGGGCGTGGCGGTGCGCGCCGAGCCCTTCGGGCTGCTGTTGCCGGTGGGACTGTCCTTCTTCACCTTCCAGGCGCTCAGCTACGTCATCGACCACTATCGGGGGGAAATCCCGAAGGAGCGCACGTACTTCGAGCACCTGCTCTACCTGCTCTTCTTCCCGCACCTGGTGGCGGGGCCCATCGTGCGCGCCTCGCACCTCATCGAGCGCTTCGACGACGTGCCCTCGCTGACGGCGGAGCAAGGGGGCCAGGGGCTGTACCGGATCGCGGTGGGACTGGCCAAGAAGCTGGTGATCGCGGACGTACTGGGCAGTGGGCTGGTGGATCCGGTGTTCGCCACGCCGGAGGCGTACACCTCGGCCGAGTGCTTCGTGGCGGCGGTGGCCTACAGCTTCGAGCTGTATTTCGACTTCTCGGCGTACTCGGACATCGCGATTGGGACGGCGGCGCTCTTCGGCTTCAAGTTCGAGGAGAACTTCAACCGGCCGTACCTGGCGACGAACCTGTTCGAGTTCTGGAGCCGCTGGCACATCAGCCTGTCCACGTGGCTGCGCGACTACCTGTACCGGCCGCTGGGCGGCAACCGGGTGTCCAAGCCGCGGGCGCTCTTCAACCTCATGGTGGTGATGGGGCTCGGAGGGCTGTGGCACGGGGCGGACTGGCGCTTCGCCATCTGGGGCCTGGCGCACGGGGCGATGGAGTGCGGCATCCGGGTGTGGTGGTGGGTGACGGGCAAGCCGCCGAAGGAAGGGAAGGTGGCGATGGTGCGCGCGGGCTTCGGCATGCTGGCCACCTTCCTGGTGGTGGTGCTCACGCGCGTCGTCTTCCGCTCGCCCACGCTCGAGCACGCGGGGGAGATGTACCTGCGGCTGATGGAGGGCAGCATGGGCCTGGCCAACGTGAGCACGCTGGTGTGGGTGATATTGGCGGTGGCGGCGGTGAGCCACGTGACGCCCCTGCGGCTGTTCCACCAGGCGGGAGAGTTGTTCGTGCGGATGCCGGTGCCGGTACGCGCGGTGGTGCTGGTGGCGGTGGGCCTGGGCGTGCGCCACCTGGCCTCCGTCGAGACGCGCCCCTACGTCTACTTCCAGTTCTGA
- a CDS encoding GDSL-type esterase/lipase family protein codes for MSPALESKHTSVGLTLALTLALAVGLSLAPVPEAWRPIPSLAQGPVVPRLVALVTTSSAASKRKAVGVEPDAERNTPEVPILPEEDEPELASAGSTDAGVPLEPVAPVAQAEADSLGLSGLGAATREDALRLEALREKMEARHVDLEPGCRRQGPSGCEESGLAPFFQALRALDEGRRTVPVRVEHLGDSLIASDHITDVARERLQERHGSGGKGFLYIDRPTRSGRGTRAGQASAGWEFTRIIDRAPPKDRLPMTGVAFAANAGAQDVRFSVEDARTAELFFLAQPGGGSVQVFVDGKPLQRVQTRWSPAEVASARVKLPEGAKTLTLKTRGKVELHGVSLENGTPGVVYDTLGLPGAYAGVFLRTHPPYFRSQMRQRKPSLVVLMFGGNEAFRLSREWTKLEEIKQEAEQLVKRVRESAPDAACLVWSPIDAAVRTMGGELVPRRGSRAVADVFREVARDGGCAYWDALSAMGDEGSAIRWLSAGLLNEDLIHPRAKGSNLLGHLFDLAIQRAYAASAPPRVALVDPPGLQHADKALAATFKHLLALEKGEGSRVGILQFGASPTDTRPFTEAVRGALTKRFGDAGRGFIAAGPASEGLAAVGVTRELTGDWTMEDALKAAAPGQAFGLGGVRAVGAPQAASRIRFCEGCPAAATPPARLSLYTLDGPGAGGLEVTVDGAAIPPEPPPPEPFTTPTVRVRSFPVSGPAHEVVARNTGGGSLTVLGAALDLEQPGIGYDAVELPEATATTLAGLESQALAAQLSSRQPRLLVFAYGQNESARKDLDAQGLRAEYGALIARLKKDAGGAECLVLGAPDRQELKPDGTWEDAPGLATVVTVLPEVAREQGCAYWSARAAMGKGGMARWQAEGLGHTDGSHLTPEGEEKLAGLFLNDLLAAYESFKAQPPALAVEGR; via the coding sequence ATGTCGCCCGCGTTGGAGTCCAAGCACACATCGGTCGGGTTGACGCTCGCCCTCACACTGGCACTCGCGGTGGGGCTGTCGCTCGCCCCGGTGCCGGAGGCATGGCGTCCCATCCCCAGCCTCGCCCAGGGTCCGGTGGTGCCACGACTGGTGGCGCTCGTCACCACGTCGAGCGCCGCCTCCAAGCGCAAGGCAGTGGGCGTGGAGCCCGACGCGGAGCGCAACACGCCCGAGGTGCCCATCCTCCCCGAGGAGGACGAGCCCGAGCTGGCCTCGGCCGGGAGCACCGACGCGGGCGTCCCGCTCGAGCCCGTGGCCCCGGTGGCCCAGGCCGAGGCGGACTCGCTGGGACTGTCGGGCCTGGGCGCCGCCACGCGCGAGGACGCCCTGCGCCTGGAGGCCCTGCGCGAGAAGATGGAGGCGCGGCACGTGGACCTGGAGCCCGGCTGCCGGCGCCAGGGGCCCTCGGGGTGCGAGGAGAGCGGACTGGCCCCCTTCTTCCAGGCACTGCGCGCGCTGGACGAGGGCCGCCGCACCGTGCCCGTGCGCGTGGAGCACCTGGGTGACTCGCTCATCGCGTCCGACCACATCACCGACGTGGCGCGCGAGCGCCTCCAGGAGCGCCATGGCTCGGGGGGCAAGGGCTTCCTCTACATCGATCGCCCTACGCGCTCGGGCCGGGGCACGCGCGCGGGGCAGGCCTCCGCGGGCTGGGAGTTCACCCGCATCATCGACCGCGCCCCGCCAAAGGATCGCCTGCCCATGACGGGCGTGGCCTTCGCCGCGAACGCGGGGGCCCAGGACGTGCGCTTCTCCGTCGAGGACGCGCGCACCGCGGAGCTCTTCTTCCTCGCTCAACCCGGCGGCGGCTCCGTGCAGGTGTTCGTGGATGGCAAGCCGCTGCAACGCGTGCAGACGCGCTGGAGCCCGGCGGAGGTGGCCTCGGCCCGGGTGAAGCTGCCCGAGGGCGCCAAGACGCTCACGCTCAAGACGCGCGGCAAGGTGGAGCTGCATGGCGTGTCGCTGGAGAACGGCACCCCGGGCGTGGTGTACGACACCCTGGGGTTGCCGGGCGCCTACGCGGGCGTCTTCCTGCGCACGCACCCGCCCTACTTCCGCTCGCAGATGCGCCAGCGCAAGCCGTCGCTGGTGGTGCTCATGTTCGGCGGCAACGAGGCCTTCCGCCTGTCGCGCGAGTGGACGAAGCTCGAGGAGATCAAGCAGGAGGCCGAGCAGTTGGTGAAGCGCGTGCGCGAGTCCGCGCCGGACGCCGCGTGCCTCGTCTGGTCTCCCATCGACGCGGCGGTGCGCACGATGGGCGGCGAGCTGGTGCCGCGCCGGGGCTCGCGCGCCGTGGCGGACGTCTTCCGCGAGGTGGCCCGGGACGGCGGCTGTGCCTACTGGGACGCGCTCAGCGCCATGGGCGACGAGGGCTCCGCCATCCGCTGGCTGTCCGCGGGCCTGCTCAACGAGGACCTCATCCATCCGCGCGCCAAGGGCTCGAACCTGCTCGGGCACCTCTTCGATCTGGCGATCCAGCGCGCCTATGCCGCGAGCGCCCCGCCCCGCGTGGCCCTGGTGGACCCGCCGGGACTCCAGCACGCGGACAAGGCCCTCGCGGCCACCTTCAAGCACCTGCTCGCGCTGGAGAAGGGCGAGGGCTCGCGCGTGGGCATCCTCCAGTTCGGCGCCTCGCCCACGGACACGCGGCCCTTCACGGAGGCCGTGCGCGGCGCGCTGACGAAGCGCTTCGGCGACGCGGGCCGAGGCTTCATCGCCGCGGGCCCGGCCTCGGAGGGGCTCGCCGCCGTGGGCGTGACGCGCGAGCTGACGGGTGACTGGACGATGGAGGACGCGCTGAAGGCCGCTGCGCCCGGACAGGCCTTTGGCCTCGGGGGCGTGCGCGCGGTGGGAGCGCCCCAGGCGGCCTCGCGCATCCGCTTCTGCGAGGGATGCCCCGCGGCCGCCACGCCGCCGGCGCGGCTGTCGCTGTACACGCTGGATGGGCCCGGTGCGGGAGGCCTGGAGGTGACGGTGGACGGCGCCGCCATACCGCCCGAGCCGCCGCCGCCCGAGCCCTTCACCACGCCCACGGTGCGCGTGCGCTCCTTCCCCGTGTCCGGCCCCGCGCACGAGGTGGTGGCGCGCAACACGGGCGGGGGAAGCCTCACGGTGCTAGGAGCGGCGCTGGACCTGGAGCAGCCGGGCATCGGCTATGACGCCGTGGAGCTGCCGGAGGCCACCGCCACCACCCTGGCGGGCCTCGAGTCCCAGGCGCTCGCCGCGCAGCTCTCCTCGCGCCAGCCGCGCCTGCTCGTCTTCGCGTATGGCCAGAACGAGAGCGCGAGGAAGGACCTGGATGCCCAGGGGCTGCGCGCGGAGTACGGCGCGCTCATCGCCCGGCTCAAGAAGGACGCGGGCGGAGCCGAGTGCCTCGTGCTCGGCGCGCCGGACCGGCAGGAGTTGAAGCCGGACGGGACGTGGGAGGACGCGCCGGGGCTGGCCACGGTGGTGACGGTGCTGCCCGAGGTGGCGCGCGAGCAGGGCTGCGCGTACTGGTCCGCGCGAGCCGCCATGGGCAAGGGTGGCATGGCGCGCTGGCAGGCCGAGGGCCTGGGCCACACCGACGGAAGCCACCTGACGCCCGAGGGCGAGGAGAAGCTCGCGGGCCTGTTCCTGAACGATCTGCTCGCGGCCTACGAGTCCTTCAAGGCCCAGCCTCCGGCGCTCGCGGTGGAGGGCCGCTGA
- a CDS encoding mannose-1-phosphate guanylyltransferase — translation MAIHPVIMAGGSGTRFWPLSRKARPKQFLPLASKNPLISDTVARLKGLATVKDTLIVCGPSHAKQAARLVKGLPKKNLLVEPVARNTAPAIALAALAVAAKDPEGILVVLPSDHHVADPKGFQKVLTEAARVAAGGHLVTLGITPQRPETGYGYIQVGEALPGGGRQVKAFREKPDPETARRYVDSGEYVWNAGIFVFRADAILAAFDEHMPEMRKGLDALRKTVGKRTFPAALKRVFPKLPSVSIDYGVMEKAKNLAVLPGDFGWSDVGSFSAIPEVRPADEHGNVVSGPEAVVVDCKGCVVLADKRPLAVVGLTDMVVVDSGDAVLVVPKDKSQDVRKVVEALKARKRDKFL, via the coding sequence ATGGCAATCCATCCCGTCATCATGGCCGGTGGTTCCGGCACCCGGTTCTGGCCCCTGTCGCGCAAGGCCCGTCCCAAGCAGTTCCTCCCGCTCGCCTCGAAGAATCCGCTCATCTCCGACACCGTCGCCCGGCTCAAGGGCCTGGCCACGGTGAAGGACACGCTCATCGTCTGCGGTCCCTCGCACGCGAAGCAGGCGGCCAGGCTCGTGAAGGGGCTGCCCAAGAAGAACCTCCTCGTGGAGCCGGTGGCGCGCAACACCGCGCCGGCCATCGCGCTGGCGGCCCTGGCCGTGGCGGCGAAGGACCCCGAGGGCATCCTCGTGGTGCTGCCCTCGGACCACCACGTGGCGGACCCCAAGGGCTTCCAGAAGGTCCTCACCGAGGCGGCGCGCGTGGCGGCCGGCGGGCACCTCGTCACGCTGGGCATCACGCCCCAGCGGCCGGAGACGGGCTATGGCTACATCCAGGTGGGCGAGGCGCTCCCGGGTGGCGGCCGTCAGGTGAAGGCCTTCCGCGAGAAGCCGGACCCGGAGACGGCGCGGCGCTACGTGGACTCGGGCGAGTACGTGTGGAACGCGGGCATCTTCGTCTTCCGCGCGGACGCCATCCTCGCCGCCTTCGACGAGCACATGCCGGAGATGCGCAAGGGCCTGGACGCGCTGCGCAAGACGGTGGGCAAGCGCACCTTCCCGGCCGCGCTCAAGCGCGTCTTCCCCAAGCTGCCCTCGGTCTCCATCGACTACGGGGTGATGGAGAAGGCGAAGAACCTGGCGGTGCTGCCGGGCGACTTCGGCTGGTCCGACGTGGGCTCCTTCTCGGCCATCCCCGAGGTACGCCCCGCGGACGAGCATGGCAACGTCGTCTCCGGCCCCGAGGCGGTGGTGGTGGACTGCAAGGGCTGCGTGGTGCTCGCCGACAAGCGGCCGCTCGCGGTGGTGGGCCTCACCGACATGGTCGTCGTGGACTCGGGCGACGCGGTGCTCGTCGTCCCCAAGGACAAGAGCCAGGACGTGCGCAAGGTGGTCGAGGCCCTCAAGGCCCGCAAGCGCGACAAGTTCCTCTGA